The Narcine bancroftii isolate sNarBan1 chromosome 11, sNarBan1.hap1, whole genome shotgun sequence genome has a window encoding:
- the LOC138745635 gene encoding calcium-activated potassium channel subunit beta-4-like, producing the protein MARVRVAYEYSEAEDKSIRLGFFLIVAGIISLFILGFCWLNPTLNSLQCKAANCTVVSLRQIGEMSECTFTCGVDCKGTSLYPCLQIFVNNSQSNTRALLHYDEQQLLLNPKCSYIPPCERDDQRNSENVMSWHDYWKEEIGSQSFICYINRQRRPDDVLLKKARDENVLLHCVLWPLLTLLVGILIVLLTVCGKSLAIRAEALQKMKNS; encoded by the exons ATGGCGAGGGTCAGAGTCGCTTATGAGTATTCCGAAGCGGAGGATAAGAGCATAAGACTCGGGTTCTTCCTCATCGTGGCCGGGATCATCTCCTTGTTCATCCTTGGATTTTGCTGGTTGAACCCCACGCTAAACAGCTTGCAGTGTAAGGCTGCCAACTGCACTGTGGTGTCGTTGCGGCAGATCGGGGAGATGTCTGAGTGTACTTTTACATGTGGGGTAGATTGCAAGGGGACGTCGCTCTATCCTTGTCTCCAGATCTTTGTTAACAACTCCCAATCAAACACCAGAGCGCTGCTCCATTACGACGAACAGCAACTACTTCTAAATCCCAAG TGTTCCTATATCCCGCCTTGTGAGAGGGACGATCAGAGAAACTCAGAAAATGTAATGAGTTGGCACGATTATTGGAAGGAAGAAATCGGCTCTCAGTCTTTTATTTGCTACATTAATCGTCAACGAAG GCCTGATGATGTGCTGTTGAAGAAGGCCCGTGATGAAAATGTCCTGTTGCACTGTGTGCTCTGGCCCCTCCTGACTCTCCTGGTGGGCATCCTGATTGTCCTACTAACAGTCTGTGGTAAGAGTCTTGCTATTCGAGCAGAGGCCTTGCAGAAAATGAAGAACTCCTAG